taggggagggaggggggcagcacTTGCAGTCtagcagtctgtctgtctgtccatctgtctgaaAGCACCCGGGCTGCCCTCACTTGCATGTGTGAACGTcgtacacgcgcacacactccTGACAGCTGACGTAGCAGCACCAGTGAAAGATGCAATGGCACTTCTCCTTGCGCTTCTCAGTTCGGGTGTTGTGGCCGCGGCCGCAGCACAGCAGGTCGCAGCCCTCGATGCCGTGCGACGACACGTTGCAGACTCGGTCGCGCGTCCCAAACGAGCCCGTCTCCGGGTTGGGCTCGCAGAAGTTGGGCGAGCCCTCGTAGTAGACCAGGTCGCGCTCGGTGGGGTGCTTGAAGAAGGCGTACTTGGCGCGCAGCGTCTCCACCCAGCCACGGGACTCGCGGTGCTTTTCCACCACCATCTCTGAGGCGCTGTCGTACTTGTCCTTCAGGTAGTCACCCAGCATGCGGAAGTCAGGCTGCGCCCACCAGCACGTCTTCACCTCACAGCTCCCGGACAGGCCGTGACATTTGCAGCGCAGGTGCATGTGGTCGAGAATGGTCTGAGAAACACAGGGGACGAGATTTTAGTACAGAAGattatgttttcattgtgtAGCCCCAACAGCTTGTTTAaagcttttttgtcatttctgcttcagCACAGTGAAAAGAGACCAGAAAGGGGAATGACTTGTGACAGACGTCCCAAATCCAAACTGACTTGATTTGCACTTTAAATCACTGAGCAAGAGTCAGTTCTAAACAATGCTACCTGTTCcagtttatttacattttgcccttaatcacagttacagtctcaaagggctttacatgcccacagttgacagaaaacagaaccaCACCCCCTGACTGAAACCCTCAGatcaggcaagaaaaaactaaaaaaaaaaaaacccaaaggcAGTTTCACTGTTAAATGAAATCATTCAACATTCATGTCATTTGGCAAGATGATACATGATTTTCTGATAACGATTTGCAAATGGAGTGGAACAgaatcaaattattattttattttcccattaaaatgtgaataaactACAAGATAACAAATACTTTGAAGATTTTAATACCACATAATATTTTGTGACGCCTGACAGTATGCTTAACTGAAAAGGTTCTGGTCTGAAATCAGTTTTCCTTTTAAATTATAATGAAGTTTTGTAGTAATCGCTGTCCAACTACAGTTTTCTGCCATTTTATGCATCCAGGCTCAGATACATGtcctctgaggaaaaaaacaaaaaatggtcCAAGTTGGCTGCATAAACCCAGCCATTTACTTCAGCTGAGTTGCTTTGATTTGTGTACTGGTTGGTTCAGAGCTACAGGGCAGTCAAGTCAATCACCACCGAGCAAGAAATGAATTTTATGGTCAGCAATTTACAGGAAATTCAGTAATGCGGACTAACAAAACCACTAAAGACTCGTACAGTAggccaagaaaaacaacatgccACTGGCGGCAATTTACAAGTGTCATGCAGCTGTGAAGTACAGAGGCACTGCGCTGCTGCTAATTCCTTCTGAAGTCACTGGCTCACATTATGAGTGTGCTGCCGCCGGCGATATTTTAcctttgtgttttgattttgttctgcTTTAATTCGCCAGCTATATTTAGCAGCAGAATTCCCCCAGCTGGGGCGGAAGGCAGGTGGTTGTGGCACCTCTGGGTGAGTAGGGggtgactgcgtgtgtgtgtgtgagtgtgtgtgtgtgtgtagggagggGTGGGACTGGGGCTGGGTGTTGGTGGGAGGGTGACATCACGTCCTGAGCTCATCATGCCAATGGCAAGTCACATCTCCCAGAAGCCCCGGGGGCAAAATAATGCACTGTGGAGTGGGCCAGGTGGCACAGCTGAGATcaggctggagaggagaggagtggagaggagaaaaggggagaggagacgagagagGGGTCCTGACAGTACTCCTGTTTAGTTGGCTGCGCGGCTCCTGTGGTCTCTCTGGCTGCTCCTGCCTGCTCACATCAAAGGCCTGTCTTGTTGCCGTGTGGTCCCTCCATTTGCCCCTCAGCGAGCTGCCGGGGAGCCTATTTTCTCCCAGCGGTGACAGCAGCCAGTGATGGTTTAAGTCTGCACTGATTCCCTTCTTTTCCCCCTCAACTCACTCGGGTTATTTGTCTGTCAGGGAATTTTTTCATTGGGATGCAAGGCATGAAAGGCGAGGTGTGGGGGCAAAGCGGGAGGGCGGGTGTTGCTCAGATCAGTAATTACCCAGTCATTCAAAGTGAAGTGCTACTTTTCAGGTGGAAACTCACACATATTGTGTGTACAAGTCAAATACTGAAATCCCTGCCTGTCATACATACAATTAGTAAGCCCAAACAAATTTACTGAATAAATCCACTCCCTTTGCAAGACAGTCAGGTCATTGTTCATTGTATATCTCCTGTGGTTTTTTGCTTTGCTGCGGCTTCATTATTTGGCCTAACAATTTGTTGTGTAATATATGCTGATGTTGACGAAATAATGTTTTGTATTACAGTGCTCTGAACTACCTACATTTTATAAAATGTGCTAAGCAATGGAACCTAAATCTACCTCGCCCTGTCAGCCATGCAGGTATTCAGTGCATCATGTACCCAGTGAGCCCAACATaacaaacacagagggaagAGCTGATGTGTGCTCACTTGAGTGCATGTCCATCGAGAATATTGTGACATAACAAGTCATCCCTGTCCAGCTTTCTCATATGTGTGACTGTTTTTACCGTGCGTCCTGCCTCGTTGTTGTGCCGGTTCATTGCTGAGCGAGCATCTGGACGGTTCTCTCTGGCGTCAGCAAACTCCCGGGATACCAGCACCCCAAACTCAGCATCCTCACTGCAGCCACCCCACTTCCAGCCCTCCCCAGGAGGGCCCTTGTGGTGGGAGTCGCAACCGCACATGGTGGATGTGCCCTCAGCACAGGACCGTGTCACTGCAAACGCCACCCCTGCCGAAGCTATAGCGTGGACGAATGCCGACTCTCTGgttgctgagagagagagagagagagagagagagagaaagagagagagagagagagagagagggatagagggagggagagagagaatatgtcAATCTTTAGTTAACCTTGAACAACAATCTTCCCTGCTGCCAACATCCAGACAGGGATATTGAAAGGGATGGCCTCAGGCACAAACCTTTTAACACAACATTTCATCTTTAAGATGGAACATACCTAAACATGTATttgccactgaaaaaaacagaCTTAGACAAAGTACTGTTAGATGCCATCTGAATTTGATCAATTGCAATattacaaacaaatcaaaaacacatcCCCCTCATTTATTTCACTGTAAGTAAAATAAGTTATTTCCCATATGATTACCAGCTACAAGAAGGCACGATACTCCAGGACACATGAAGGAGCCTAAAAGCAGAGTCCCTGCAGTGACATCAGCCCATTGTGGTCGTGTCAGGAGGGCCTAGTGCTCAGTGGGATCACAGTGACCTCCTGTCATCCCTGAGGTGTGCTGCTTTGCATCTGGATAGTGTTTCAGGAATGTGACCCCCCATACCCCCACCCTCCCTGTTCAGAGCCCAAGGCCCTCTGGTGAAACCTAGCAGTACGTCGGCCTGGTTCTTTTTTGCACTGAGGGATGGAGTTACGCCTCCTTTGAAGGCAACAGCTTATTATGTAACCAGACACCATTGTTTCACAATCGCAGCACACTTACTGTGGCTCAGCCATTTCACTACACTGCCTCTGCTGTACACATactaaaacatgcacacaaacacccacacacacacacccacacacacacacacacacacacacacacacacacacacacacacacacacacatagggcgTATGGGGAGGGGCTGCATGTGCAGTGGCTCTCCAGTTCAAGAGCATCTCCAGTGGCCCATCTGAGCTCTCCAAATTTGGATGAATGACCACaggaggacattttttttttttttttttttttgctgcaggcCACAATAGCTAGTAAAGTGCAAAGTCACCAACCATCCCACTGCTCTGCCaccaaaaaagatttttaaaattcaaacagATCTCCGAATGTTTGTCAGTTACCTGCCCAAGTGTCTGGAAGAGTGAAGTCATACTAGCCACAGCTAAAATTGATCAATATTTAGCTGACAACTGGTGTTATTTTCCCACCCTGATGCAAGTACAGTTcccaaaataaagacaaaattaaaaaaaaaaaaaaatctgtttcagtTAAGTTGGTAATTTTACTTTTGAATGAAAAGGAGATGGGAACCTCATATTTGTATTTCTGATATTCATTCATCATCAGTCAATTTCTTGTTATGAACACTCTGACACTTCACTGGGTGGAAGGTCAGATGACTGAGTCACTGCCACTCAGATATATTACAACTGTGTTCACTAGTAattgtttaaaaacaacaattgTTATCATAGGGATCTTGCTTGTTACATCTAAACTGAGTAGACTCACGTGTCCATCAGTGTATTTTCACTCTTCCTCCATGGTAAAAGGATACAATTTTGGTCTAAAATCCCCAGTGAATGCTTGTTTGATtggatgacacacacacctcaggttGGGCATCCCTGCTCACCCTGGCAAGCCTTGCTGGGCCCTCGACAACAGGGGCCTGTGAGCCCTGGGCCCCTGGAGCTCTGGCTGTTGGCCAAGGCTAGCGCTGCTCCTGCTACCTGCTGGGCCCATCAATCCGCCTTTGTTTCCCTTGTGTCACACTGTATTACCCGCACAAAGGACCCAGCGACTCGCGCCCCCGCAGCCCCGCTCTGCCCGGAGCTGGCATTCCCTAAACTCCCTAACTCCCCCCTCGAGCCACCCCTCCGCCAACACCCTGAGCTGAAATCccatcctcctccaccaccaccacaggaCCTCAACCCCCCACTTTCTCCAGGCTTCCACCACCGTCACCAGCAGCCATGGCCAACACACAGCTTAAGGTGGCTAGGGCTGGTGGATGGTAGCCCTCCCTTCCCTCGTCAAACGCTTCCATTTAACGCTCCCCGAGTCAGATGCTCTGCGtccttgcttccttccttccctgtcCCAGTGTGCACACCCGGGCTAGGTTGGAAGAGATCCCCTTTCAGCCTGTTTTCATGACAGAGTCAAAAGGGCGTGTGAATGGGGCGTCCGTGGGAGCTGGACTGTGTGAGGCGCGCACTGGTCTTCATGCACAGTAGGGGTTGAGCGGAGCCCCCCAGCCCTTTTCTATTGCCTGTAATCTCATTTGGCCtcccttctcctttttatttGACTGAGGAGCCAGGGAGGCTCACGCTGCCCATTTCTGCCCAGATTCCTTCCCCTCTGACACACAGGCTAATTCATTTCCAATCAGCAGGCTCGCTCGCAACACACAAACTCCTATCCTTATAATTAGAGACTGCAGGGCCTTGCAGACACCTCTGGCTACTGTTTCCTTTGTGCACTTTGTGTTTCACTGTCAGGTTTACTGGGGACTGGTTAAAAGACAAGGTTAGTGTGGATACGTCTGACAATTAGTATTCTGTGTGGAAAGCGTCTGATAGATGCCTAAGTATATCAGCTGTACATGTCAGGTTTTGTTGATTCATTTACTGTGCTGACCTTCTTCTGTGTACATGAATGTAAACTGGGTTGggagaacagaaaagaagaCACTGACCCCCGAAGACAAATGTGACATTGACGGTAAAGATAGATGGAGGTGGAATAATGTGTCAGTGCTTGTACCGGCACTCATTTCTCACTGCAGCCGGGAAAGGTGTATATTATTGTAATTGCCCGAGTAGTCATTTGTCAGCAAAAGCCCAGAGAGCAGGCAGTGCTATGCTTTAGAGTAGAAACAGGTACCCTGATGCTAACACATTGTGTAACAACTTGTGGTTGTCTGGCTTATAcaagttatatattttttacatgatgatttattttgaactttatcaaaaatacttttttgatccctgaggggggataaaaaaaatctatatttatatctcgatctatagatagatagatagatagatagatagatagatagagatacacacacacacatagatatatagatacatatagatatatagatatatgcacacatacatgcatacgtgtgtgtgtgtgtgtgtgtgtgtgtgtgtgtgtacacattagAGGTCTAATCATTTTATACCAAAAACGATTCTGCAGTCCTCAGTTAACTGAATTGTGGTGAACTgcgattttattttttccctcatcaGCTCCTGCAcatgaagggtttttttttcagcacgATTCAAAATTACAGTGACCACATTTGTAATGTGGAACATTCAACATTGCTTTTGATTAATGATAACATTAGGCCTAATATCTGACTTTTCCACAAGCTGCATT
This genomic interval from Myripristis murdjan chromosome 19, fMyrMur1.1, whole genome shotgun sequence contains the following:
- the wnt3 gene encoding proto-oncogene Wnt-3 isoform X2; this translates as MDLYLIGYVMCVWLSSSRVLGGYPIWWSLALGQQYSSLGSQPILCGSIPGLVPKQLRFCRNYIEIMPSVAEGVKLGIQECQHQFRGRRWNCTTIKDNLAIFGPVLDKATRESAFVHAIASAGVAFAVTRSCAEGTSTMCGCDSHHKGPPGEGWKWGGCSEDAEFGVLVSREFADARENRPDARSAMNRHNNEAGRTTILDHMHLRCKCHGLSGSCEVKTCWWAQPDFRMLGDYLKDKYDSASEMVVEKHRESRGWVETLRAKYAFFKHPTERDLVYYEGSPNFCEPNPETGSFGTRDRVCNVSSHGIEGCDLLCCGRGHNTRTEKRKEKCHCIFHWCCYVSCQECVRVYDVHTCK
- the wnt3 gene encoding proto-oncogene Wnt-3 isoform X1 — protein: MPSVAEGVKLGIQECQHQFRGRRWNCTTIKDNLAIFGPVLDKATRESAFVHAIASAGVAFAVTRSCAEGTSTMCGCDSHHKGPPGEGWKWGGCSEDAEFGVLVSREFADARENRPDARSAMNRHNNEAGRTTILDHMHLRCKCHGLSGSCEVKTCWWAQPDFRMLGDYLKDKYDSASEMVVEKHRESRGWVETLRAKYAFFKHPTERDLVYYEGSPNFCEPNPETGSFGTRDRVCNVSSHGIEGCDLLCCGRGHNTRTEKRKEKCHCIFHWCCYVSCQECVRVYDVHTCK